The following are encoded together in the Pungitius pungitius chromosome 7, fPunPun2.1, whole genome shotgun sequence genome:
- the pgm1 gene encoding phosphoglucomutase-1: MVKITTVKTKPYSDQKPGTSGLRKRVTVFQQNQHYAENFIQSIISVIEPAERQAATVVVGGDGRFFMKDAIQLIVQIAAANGIGHLVIGQDGIMSTPAVSCVIRKIKAVGGIILTASHNPGGPSGDFGIKYNISSGGPAPEGITNKIFEVSKTLQEYQICPELKVDLSKIGKQTFEVDTFKPFTVEIVDSVEAYAEMLRNIFNFAELKELLSGANHIDVRLDAMHGVVGPYVKKIVCEELGSPAHAAVNCVPQEDFGGHHPDPNLTYAADLVNTMKGGEYDLGAAFDGDGDRNMVLGKNGFFVNPSDSVAVIAANINTIPYFQKTGVKGLARSMPTSGALDNVAKALQMQLYETPTGWKFFGNLMDAGKLSLCGEESFGTGSDHIREKDGLWAVLAWLSILATRKQSVEEIMKDHWQKFGRNFFTRYDYEEVDSDAASKMIADLETAMLDPSFVGKKFSSGDKTYEVAVSDNFSYTDPVDGSVSKNQGLRMIFSDGSRIIFRLSGTGSAGATIRLYIDSYEKDPEKIYQDPQVMLAPLVDIALKVSQLQEKTGRTGPTVIT; this comes from the exons atggtgaAAATAACAACAGTGAAGACCAAGCCGTACTCGGACCAGAAGCCGGGCACGAGCGGCCTGAGGAAGAGGGTGACGGTGTTCCAGCAGAACCAGCACTACGCGGAGAACTTCATCCAGAGCATCATCTCCGTCATCGAGCCCGCCGAGCGACAGGCGGCCActgtggtggtgggaggggacGGGAGGTTTTTCATGAAGGACGCCATTCAGCTGATCGTCCAGATCGCCGCAGCGAACGGG ATTGGTCATCTTGTGATTGGTCAGGATGGCATCATGTCCACCCCAGCAGTCTCCTGTGTGATCCGCAAGATAAAGGCAGTGGGGGGCATTATCCTCACAGCCAGCCACAACCCCGGAGGCCCCAGTGGAGACTTTGGCATTAAGTACAACATCTCCAGTGGAG GACCTGCTCCAGAGGGCATCACCAACAAAATATTTGAGGTCAGCAAAACCCTGCAGGAGTATCAGATCTGCCCAGAGCTGAAAGTGGACCTGTCCAAGATCGGCAAGCAGACCTTTGAGGTGGACACCTTCAAGCCTTTCACAG tGGAGATCGTGGACTCTGTGGAGGCCTACGCCGAGATGCTACGGAACATCTTTAACTTTGCTGAGCTGAAGGAGCTCCTCTCTGGAGCCAATCACATCGACGTCCGCCTGGATGCGATGCACGGAG TTGTGGGTCCTTATGTGAAGAAGATAGTCTGTGAAGAGCTGGGCTCTCCTGCCCACGCTGCCGTCAACTGTGTCCCCCAGGAGGACTTTGGTGGCCACCACCCTGACCCCAACTTGACCTACGCTGCCGACCTGGTCAACACCATGAAAGGAGGAGAATATGATTTGGGTGCAGCCTTTGATGGGGACGGT GACCGAAACATGGTGCTGGGAAAAAACGGCTTTTTCGTGAACCCCTCCGACTCTGTGGCGGTCATCGCTGCCAACATCAACACCATCCCATACTTCCAAAAGACTGGTGTCAAAGGACTGGCCCGCAGTATGCCCACCAGTGGAGCCCTGGACAA TGTGGCTAAAGCTCTGCAGATGCAGCTGTACGAGACTCCAACGGGCTGGAAGTTCTTTGGCAACCTGATGGATGCTGGAAAGCTTTCGTTGTGCGGAGAGGAGAGCTTCGGCACAG GCTCGGATCATATCCGGGAGAAGGATGGCCTGTGGGCAGTGCTTGCGTGGTTGTCCATTCTGGCAACCAGGAAACAGAGTGTGGAAGAGATCATGAAGGATCACTGGCAGAAATTTGGCAGGAACTTCTTCACCAG GTACGACTACGAGGAGGTGGACTCGGACGCCGCCAGCAAGATGATCGCGGATCTGGAAACGGCGATGTTGGACCCATCGTTCGTAGGGAAGAAGTTCTCATCGGGCGATAAGACCTACGAGGTGGCCGTCTCCGACAACTTTTCTTACACGGACCCCGTGGACGGAAGCGTGTCCAAAAACCAG GGCCTCAGGATGATCTTCTCTGATGGCTCTAGGATCATTTTCCGTCTCAGCGGTACCGGCAGCGCTGGAGCGACCATCCGGCTGTACATCGACAGCTACGAGAAGGACCCCGAGAAGATTTACCAGGACCCACAG GTGATGCTGGCTCCTCTGGTAGACATCGCCCTCAAGGTTTCTCAGCTCCAAGAGAAGACCGGACGCACCGGACCCACTGTGATCACATGA